In Caldicellulosiruptor morganii, the following proteins share a genomic window:
- the tsf gene encoding translation elongation factor Ts: MISAEMVKELREKTGAGMMDCKKALEDANGDMEKAIELLRERGLAKAAKKASRVAAEGIVESYIHGNGRIGVLVEINCETDFVARNEEFRQFAKDIAMQIAAANPKYVSREEIPQDVIEKERAILRQQALNEGKPEHVVDKIVEGRLEKFFEEVCLLEQPWIKNPDMKIKDLLTEKIAKIGENIVIRRFARFERGEGIEKAASC, from the coding sequence ATGATCAGTGCTGAGATGGTAAAGGAGCTGCGTGAGAAGACAGGTGCCGGGATGATGGACTGCAAAAAGGCATTGGAAGATGCAAATGGTGATATGGAAAAAGCGATAGAGCTTTTAAGAGAAAGAGGGCTTGCAAAGGCAGCGAAGAAAGCATCAAGAGTTGCTGCAGAGGGTATTGTGGAAAGCTATATCCATGGTAATGGTCGAATTGGCGTTTTGGTTGAAATTAATTGCGAGACAGACTTTGTTGCAAGAAATGAGGAGTTTAGACAGTTTGCAAAGGATATTGCTATGCAGATTGCAGCTGCAAATCCAAAGTATGTGTCGAGAGAAGAAATTCCTCAGGATGTTATTGAAAAAGAAAGAGCAATATTAAGACAGCAGGCGCTGAACGAAGGAAAGCCCGAGCATGTTGTTGATAAAATTGTTGAAGGAAGACTTGAAAAGTTCTTTGAAGAGGTATGTTTGCTTGAGCAGCCATGGATCAAAAATCCTGATATGAAGATTAAGGATTTGCTCACTGAGAAGATTGCAAAGATAGGGGAAAATATTGTCATAAGAAGATTTGCAAGATTTGAGAGAGGCGAAGGGATTGAAAAGGCTGCTTCTTGCTAA